GATTTGAAATCCTCAAGACTTTCCTGAGTGAAGACCAGACAAATGTTATAATCCTCGCAAAACGAAGTACATGAAATGACATTAACCAGAGAGAAACCAATCAAAAGGAGGTTTGGGGTATGGGTTGCGAGATAGAGGAACTGAGCAGAAGCGAGAAAACAAAGCAAAGTATAGCTTATGGGTGTGATGAGCTTGGAAGGCTGAAAAGTGTATTAATACATACGCCAGGAGAAGAACTGTCTCTGATCAACGAATCAAATTATGAGTACTGGCTTTACGATAATCATTCTGTAGCTTCAAAACGCAGAATGTAGAGCCCAGGTTAGGGTCGAAGTCGAAGTCGAAGTCGGAGTCGGGATGATGTCAGGGTCGAAGTCAGAGTTCGAGGTAAGGTTTGATGTAAGGGTGCAAGGTAATGACAAAACTTAAAACCGGCTTCGGTATTTCTGAAATTTTCTTTGCTCTGAAATCTGGCTGAAATTTTTAAACAAAAAAGAGGCAGTTTTAACATTATATAAAAAATTACAATGTTAGGCCCACCTTGGATTAGATGTGGCAGTATTGGCATAGAAGTTTTGTTATCAGTAGAAACATATAGTAAAACGGCAGGCGTAGATGAAGTGGGAAAAATAATTGAAAAGAATTACTATGAATAGACAAGGCTTAACTTGAACATATGAACTGAAAGTGAAAAAACAGAGTAAAAGAAAAGTTGATTATAATTCAAAAACAGTGGGATCTGAGGAATAATCTTGCAGGCCCTGCAGGACAAAACATCCGGACTTTATGCTGATCTGATCAAAGATCTTAGATACAAATTCTGGCTTAATCTCAGGCTCACCACAGGGATTTCACACACATCCTTGTATGTTCCCATTCAAGAAAATATATTATCCATATACGATTTAAAATGATATAAATATAAAAATACGAGAATTTTTGAGTTACCTATATCCCCGCACTCTTTCTTTTTGCAAGCTCTTCCATTGCAGTTTTTCTGACCGAATAATGTTCATCAGAGACAGCTTTATCCATGATCATTTCAAAAGTTCCAGGCTCGTCAGGCCATAAGGATGCAAGCAGGCTGACTGCATTTCCCCTTACCATATTATCCTCATCATGAACGCACCTGTCTCTGACAAATTGTAGAACTTCAGGTTCGTTCCTCCAGCCGTTTGCAAGTTCCTGGAGCGCAACCCCTCTCACAGAATAGTGTTCATCCTTAAATGCCCTTTCCTTGATAAAGAAAATGACATTTTCTCCGCACTCTTTCTTTCTGTATCCACAGGAATAAATCGAAAACATTTTCATTGTTAATGCCTTTATAAAGCAGAAAATATACTTATTTTTTTAGAACTCACAAAATAAGTTTTGTAATAATTGAGGTACATCCTCAGGAGATGTGACAGATGAAAACGAGTATGAAAACAAGTATTTGTATAGGACTTGTGATTCTAGCTATTGTAGGAATAGCTGGATGTGCGGAAAGCAATGAACAGAAGAGTGAAGTCGCACAACCTGATGCAGAAGTAACAACGCCAATCTCTGAGCCAACAACTGCTCCAGGTACTGTTATTGTAACTTTCTCTGGAGACGATTCAACAACTACTCAGCAGTTTACTGCACCTAATAAATGGAAGATTGAATGGGAAACTCAGAACAGCACTAAATATAAACAAACTGTATTCTCCATGTATCTTTGTAGCGAAACCGGAGAACTCCTGGACTACATAGGAAGTACGAGTGTGGCTGACAGCGGAGAAACATACATGTATAAACCTGGGACTTATGCGTTCAAGATTACCAGTGGAATGCCTTACAATGTTACGGTGACTACTGCTTGAGAAGGGTATTAAAAACCCTAATTTTTTTGTTGTAGTATTGGCCCGGAATTCACATACTGTTTTTTTTGAACACAACCGCTTCCGGTTTCGTTTTTTAAATCGTGAACGACTGACATGTTATTAAAATTAGTCATATAGATTATAACAGCAACTCCCGTCTATTAATATTAGAATTGTATTTATCGATATGCATTTCCTCTTTTCTTTTTGAGCATCTTGTTTTAGGTATTCCCTTATTCCCATTTGTTGTTTAGTATATATGATACATCCATATCAATAACAGCATACTGTAATACACATACTACTATACCTATTCTAAAGCCTTCTAAGGGTACTATACCCTATCTAATGGCAAGTACCTGCACCTCTTCTATAAGCCTTACATGATCCTCTCAGGCACCACTGAAGGAATTATATGAGCAGTATATTCTCATTCAATGATAGACCATCTACGCACCTACTACTGCACAGGGACAACTACCACACACACTCCCTGAATACTCCCATGATTACTCCCTGAAAGTATATATCCCCGAAACTACCATTAGGGAGTATGAGTGACAGCGATCATAAGAATATGAAGAAGTTACAAGTATGGGTATCCATCGAGACATGGGAGGAATTAAACTCCCTGGGATATACCAGCCCTACAGATGCGGTGACAGCAGGATTTAAACTGTTATTGGATACTCCCAGGAATACTCCCAAAAACTCCCAGGACACTACCGCACTTGAGGCAACTATTGAAGGATTGCAGATGTTGTTGCAGGAGAAGCAGGAACGAATTGTGGATCTGAAAAGAGAAGTGGAAAGACTTGACTTCTATTCGCAGTTCTTTAAAAGCATGGAGCACCGCCGATTAGAGCAGAGTACTGAAGAGATAAAAGCAGAAGTTCAGAAGGCTTATGAGAAGCCAGTCAGTAAAGCCAGGAGCACTCCAGCAGGGAAGGAGACAATTAAGAAGATCTGCAAGAATTGCGGAGCAGAATTTGATGCTCAAAGCCCTAAAGCAGAAACTTGCAGTAGCAAATGCAGAGCCGCATTTTATAGGAAAAGCAGAAAAGAAAGATAATAATTAGATCAGCCGATCATATTTTTTATGTGCTTGTTCCTGTGTCAGAATTTCGTATACATAGACTTCAGCTTTCTTTGAATCGAATCTGTACATGGCCCTATAATTGCCTATCCTAAGCCTATAGATTTCTTCCTTGTAACCTTCGATCCGGCTTTTATTCCCTCCAGGGAAGGGGTCATTTAGCTCTTTCAGAGCCGCTTTAATTTGATCTACCCTATTTTTGGGAATGTCATTAAGGGCTTTGGATGAATCAAGATTTTAAAGGTCATCAATGCTCACAAACTCGTCTCTGTGTTCTTTGATGAACTCATCCGCTTCCTCTGCAAGCCTGTCTATTCTCGATTTGTATTCATGATCTTTGTATTCTCTGATCAATTTTTCAATGACAGCGTTGTAATCGTCACCCATCGACCCGATTTTTTTTAATTCATCTCTGGTCTGTCTGGTTACTTGAATTGTTGTTGTTTCAGACATGATAATCACTATAGGAGCTATGATATTTATAATTAGCTAAAAACAGAAACATGCTCCGATAAGTGCAGATCAGCTTTCAAGACGAAAAAAAACACCTTAAGTCAAAAGTATGAATATGAGGGTTAATTTGTCCCTCATAACTCAATTTCATTGGATTGTACCTAAAGAGACTAACTTCGTATCTGTGCCCCATATTCCATCAGCTACTTGTAAATTGGCAGTGATTCCTTTAGGCACATCGAAAATAGTCTGCCCCATAACTGGAAGTCCTGGTTGAATCTGTTTCAATAAAATGTTTTCTTCTAAAGCAGACCAAGCTTCTGTATCACTTTCAAAGGTTCTCCCTTCAGAGTCTATAATTTTTACATCACCAGTGGTCATTGTTGCAGACTCTTTGCCAATGTTTTCTATAGTCATGGTTACAATGACAAAAATTCCGGATGCGGTTTGTTTAGTGAAATCATTCCCTATAGAACTCGCAGTTCTTACATCTGTTATTGTATATGCCCTCTCGCCAACAACAACCCTGTCACCAATCTTATAAGTTTCAGGTGTAGCTTCAGGGGTTGCTTCAGAAGCTGGAGCAGATTCTTGAGCCTGTTTTGAGTTACTATTATCTGTTGTACTATCTCCACCAGATCCTAAAAGACCAACTATAACAAGTAAGACAAAAATTCCAAGAATAACTTTTATAATTTTGTTCAACGCCTTACACTCCATTTTTATTTTTTGGTGTTATTATAATATTTTTCCCATCGGTATCAATATCGACTAAACTTCCATTTTGCAGATTGAATTTATCCCTCAGGAAAGCAGGCAGATAAATAGAAGTCCTATTATTTTTATCCCTGTTAATTCTCATTTCTGCCATATGTCGGTACATTTGTAGACAAACATATAATCTTTGTTATTTCAATCAGTTTTTATAAAGTCGAGTTGATTGGTGTGTTAGATTGATATTTTTATAGACTTTCTCGAAGTGGAGGCAGATTTGATTTACTGCCTGTTAATCCTGGTTTGACTTTTTGATATATTTACAGCTATCTGATGGGCACCCAAGCCCTACAGCTACATAAGCACGTTTGCCGTCCACAGTCTTTCTGAGATATGCTACACTGAGTATTTCACCACATAGCGGGCACAGTTCTTTTGCTTTATAGCCTCTCTGTCCTTGATAGTGTTTTTTATCTTCAGTCATGTTTTCACCAAAAAAGAGTTAGAGGTAATAGTTTACCTTGTACTCCTCCCATTCTCTTTTAAAATCGGCTTTCGTCCTCAGCACTCTGTTTTCTCTTCCAGGAACTCTTATGGCAACAAGCTCATCAGTCAGAAACTCAAAGTCATAACCTTTTGCTTCAAAACTTCGAAAACCTCTTAAAAACCATTGGGAGAAGTCGAGAGGCTCATCAAAGATTGATCTTTGAGCAGGTGCTTTCTTGCTGTTGTTATAGACCTGTTTGCCGTAATGCCTGTTTATGTAGCTGTGTTGCTGTCCTGAAATCAAGCCGAGTTGTTTTTATTTATAAGGTTCTGCATATTGTTTCATGCTCCTGTTTGTTGTGCAAATAATACTAGGCATGCCAGGTATATAAAGGTTAGTATTTGGCATGCCTAGTATTAAACAATAGGAGCAACTTTATACTGTTAACTTACTTAGGAACTGCATCCAGATTCAAGTGTTCGAGTGTTCCCTCGATTATTCCACAACATACCGGAATAAGGCGATTCTCAATTGTTTGGCCAACATGAAAAGCAAAATCAGTTTAAAAATCCACATAACAATGGCACTAAAACAGATACAAGAGGCTTAATTTATACGCATATCGAAATGCTGTTCCACTTCATTAATTAGTTTAGTTCCAAGGGGTATTTTCAGTGATATATTCAGAGCTTCCAATGCGAATCTAAATCCTTTCTATCAATAGCAAGTATATACATATCTTTCAACATTGCCCGAATGAGGACAGGATTTCTATTGTGAAGCTATCCAAAAGTGCTGTTTTTCTATCCTCCACCGGTCAATCACAACTGCGAACTTTCCACCAGCACATGTAGCCCTACAGTCTAACTTCCGAAAACTGAGCCAAAGTTCAGGAATTGCAGGGAAACATAAGCCTGATATAACTGAGAATTTTAAGAAAGTGTTAGAATCAATAGGTTAGAGTATCGGCTTAATCTAAGGCTCATAGAGCGATTTAAATTAAAGGGCGTGATTAAATTCTTCCAGCCCTGAAGAGTTTTATCTATGGTGCCCTTCTCCTTGAGCCGGTCTTGAATCTATGGGATATAGTTCTTTAATCAACCCTCACTGCAAACTTCCACCGGCACTTCCAATTTCTCCACCGGCACTTCCAATTTCTCCACCGCCACTTCCAATTCCCTACTTAACCTACTTAACTTCTTTAAAGTGCATGTTCTATTCACTTCCTGATTTTTGAGCGATTAACCGAGGGCAGGAGCCATAAAAGTATATAGGGTGAAATGGTATATATGGGCTAGTTGCTGAGTGGTTGCAGTTCTATTAAGGTTTCTTTTCTGATTTAAAGGATTTAAAAGCACTCCGAAAGCTGGACTGATTAAGGATATTCACAGCGGAAAGCGCAACATTCCAGGAAAGTAAAACAGTATCGGATAAGCCAAAAAGTGCTGATTATGAGCTGATCTTTAAAACAGTATTAATTTTTTGACTTTACAAGTTCCCACCGGAGATACACTGGCAGGAGCAGGACAAAGACAAGTTAACAAGTTCCATTTTGTTCGATTCAATAGAATGCTCATGGCATTATCTATATAAAAATTAATATAAAGCACGTTGTATAAATCGCTTTTTATGCTTTGCCGTGACTCAGACAAAATAGAGAATAGGCGGCCTCATTTTATCATTATTCTAACTTAGCGATGTTAAGTAAACTTTACATTTTGTTAAACATTTCTAACATTTTCGACTAAGGAGTATACCAAATAATGTTTAAAAGACCACGTGCTTTTTATACTCTGACCCTCATAAGACATTGTATGTTAATGTGCGAGTCAGATGCTTGTGAAGTCAAGGAAACTTTCCACTGTTTGAGATGTGGATACTCCTGGCCACAGCGCATACCTGGTATTGTCCCAAAAAACTGCGCTAATAGGGCATGTAAGAGCCCCAACTGGCAAAAACCACGTAGCGAACGGAAGAAGTACACCTGGCAAAGCGAAGAAACGAAAGCTAGAGCCAGCCATAAGGTACGATACGGACTCGAAAATTAACAAAAACAAGAAAAACAAGGGCATTGTTGAAAGATAGAAACTTTGGATTGTCTCCAAACTACTCCAAAGCTTCCATGTGTTGCCTATTCTCAATAAACGAGAGTCACTTTAAGCAAGTGATCACAATAAATACTACGTTGATAGTATTTATAACTTTTCTTGCCTATAAGCCTAACGCTCCGGTTATTGTTGCGAAACACAACGTGTCTTTTTTTACGATGTGCCTTAGAGAGGCATAAAAATTGAGCGATACCAACACACACAAAAATATAGAAATGCCACCTGTGGGAAGCATAGATTTACCAAATCCCTTTAACATTCCTGAAGAACTTAAAAGCCTTAATCAGTGGGTTCTATGGAAATATGAAATCGACACCAACAGCAAAGGCGAAAAGAGATTAACAAAAATACCTTATCAGATAACACCAGCCACCGCAGGAAAGGAAGCAAAAGCAAAGCCTAACGACTCTAAAACATGGGGGAGTTTTGAAGAGGCTTATAGTATCCTCGCAGATTCA
The Methanosarcina thermophila TM-1 genome window above contains:
- a CDS encoding HEAT repeat domain-containing protein, which produces MKMFSIYSCGYRKKECGENVIFFIKERAFKDEHYSVRGVALQELANGWRNEPEVLQFVRDRCVHDEDNMVRGNAVSLLASLWPDEPGTFEMIMDKAVSDEHYSVRKTAMEELAKRKSAGI
- a CDS encoding type II toxin-antitoxin system RelE family toxin; translated protein: MPKNRVDQIKAALKELNDPFPGGNKSRIEGYKEEIYRLRIGNYRAMYRFDSKKAEVYVYEILTQEQAHKKYDRLI
- a CDS encoding DUF4352 domain-containing protein; its protein translation is MNKIIKVILGIFVLLVIVGLLGSGGDSTTDNSNSKQAQESAPASEATPEATPETYKIGDRVVVGERAYTITDVRTASSIGNDFTKQTASGIFVIVTMTIENIGKESATMTTGDVKIIDSEGRTFESDTEAWSALEENILLKQIQPGLPVMGQTIFDVPKGITANLQVADGIWGTDTKLVSLGTIQ
- a CDS encoding AbrB/MazE/SpoVT family DNA-binding domain-containing protein, whose translation is MAEMRINRDKNNRTSIYLPAFLRDKFNLQNGSLVDIDTDGKNIIITPKNKNGV